A window of Malania oleifera isolate guangnan ecotype guangnan chromosome 5, ASM2987363v1, whole genome shotgun sequence contains these coding sequences:
- the LOC131156599 gene encoding F-box/LRR-repeat protein 10 isoform X2, which translates to MANCEKSVVEGLEVLPSALLATIMTKLDVGSICAIASTSKTLKDCASHILSFLPSFHLRDVAPSIKLLRPLLPPNPYLRSLKVDCSRLDDSAIGHLLRPSLHELSLYNCADFSGKLLSDIGGQCRDLRFLYLSSVAEKRGRAIHISDLEELVNGCTQLEVWALASAKLTSLEFGYISSIMVTELLSSTVVPHQPPNHIQPSILPSIHKLCLSVDCITDTMVSTISRGLTALTHLDLRDAPIIEPRVTLDLTNAGLQQMNQHGKLKHLSLVRSQEFVISYFRRVNDLGVLLMADRCSNMESICLGGFCRVTDTGFRAILHSCSSLYMLRIFHGTQLTDLVFHDISATSLSLTHVSLRWCNLLTNYAVMCLASNKGLRVLDLRDCRSLGDEALQAISNLLQLKILLLDGSGISDEGLSFLSHRVLSSLVSLSVRGCKRLTDKCIAAIFGDSSKHELQELDLSNLPNLSDNGVLLLAKSRVPIVELRMRQCPRIGDTSIMALASMQVDEDRWHGNRLRLLDLYDCGSITQLAFRWLKKPYFPRLRWLGLTGSMNRDMVDALARSRPFLHLACRGEELGTDQWDNLNGSYMHDYEEVDELEQWLQEEDDENENEDEDEEMGEA; encoded by the exons GATGTTGCGCCTTCTATCAAGTTGTTGAGGCCTTTGTTGCCGCCAAACCCTTACCTTCGGAGCCTGAAGGTTGACTGTAGCCGGCTTGACGATTCAGCCATTGGACATCTTCTTCGGCCTTCTTTACATGAGCTTTCTCTGTATAACTGTGCGGATTTTAGTGGAAAGCTACTCTCTGATATTGGAGGACAATGCAGGGACCTAAG GTTTCTGTACTTGAGTTCAGTGGCCGAAAAAAGAGGACGAGCAATCCATATTTCTGATCTTGAAGAGTTAGTCAATGGTTGCACTCAATTAGAA GTCTGGGCTTTGGCTTCTGCAAAACTCACTTCTCTGGAGTTTGGCTACATTTCTTCAATTATGGTGACTGAACTGCTAAGCTCCACTGTGGTACCACATCAACCACCAAATCATATTCAACCATCCATACTACCAAGTATTCATAAACTGTGCCTTTCTGTGGACTGCATAACTGATACCATGGTTAGTACAATATCTAGAGGTCTTACTGCCTTAACCCATTTGGATCTTCGAGATGCACCCATCATAGAACCAAGAGTTACGTTGGATCTCACCAATGCTGGCCTGCAACAGATGAATCAGCATGGGAAACTAAAACATCTATCCTTGGTGCGAAGCCAGGAGTTTGTCATCTCCTACTTCAGGAGAGTTAATGATCTTGGAGTTCTTTTAATGGCTGACAGATGCTCAAACATGGAAAGTATTTGTCTTGGTGGATTTTGTCGTGTAACAGATACTGGTTTCAGAGCAATCTTGCATTCTTGCTCTAGCTTGTACATGCTTAGGATATTTCATGGGACCCAACTGACTGATTTGGTTTTTCATGACATATCTGCAACTTCTCTTTCTTTGACACATGTTAGTTTGAGATGGTGCAATCTTTTAACCAATTATGCAGTTATGTGTTTGGCATCCAACAAGGGTCTTAGGGTTCTTGACTTGAGAGATTGTAGAAGCCTTGGAGATGAAGCCCTTCAAGCCATTAGTAATCTCCTTCAATTGAAGATTTTGCTATTGGATGGGTCTGGTATAAGTGATGAGGGATTGTCGTTCTTAAGTCACAGGGTGTTAAGTTCTCTAGTGTCACTGTCTGTTAGAGGTTGTAAGAGGCTTACCGACAAGTGCATTGCTGCTATTTTTGGTGACTCTTCTAAGCACGAGTTGCAGGAATTGGACCTATCAAATCTTCCAAACCTCTCTGATAATGGAGTCTTGTTGCTTGCAAAAAGCCGAGTTCCTATTGTTGAACTTCGAATGCGACAATGTCCACGCATAGGCGACACTTCAATAATGGCACTAGCCTCGATGCAGGTCGATGAAGACCGGTGGCACGGGAATAGATTGCGGTTGTTGGATCTTTATGACTGTGGCAGCATTACACAGCTTGCATTCCGGTGGTTGAAGAAGCCCTACTTTCCAAGGTTGAGATGGTTGGGATTGACAGGAAGTATGAATAGAGATATGGTGGATGCTTTAGCCAGGAGCAGACCATTCTTGCATCTTGCATGCCGGGGGGAGGAGCTGGGAACTGACCAGTGGGATAACTTGAatggttcctacatgcatgattaCGAAGAAGTGGATGAACTAGAACAATGGCTGcaggaagaagatgatgagaatgagaATGAGGATGAGGATGAAGAGATGGGGGAGGCCTAA
- the LOC131156599 gene encoding F-box/LRR-repeat protein 10 isoform X1, which produces MANCEKSVVEGLEVLPSALLATIMTKLDVGSICAIASTSKTLKDCASHILSFLPSFHLRDVAPSIKLLRPLLPPNPYLRSLKVDCSRLDDSAIGHLLRPSLHELSLYNCADFSGKLLSDIGGQCRDLRFLYLSSVAEKRGRAIHISDLEELVNGCTQLETLVLMFDISLFLHHNFAQVWALASAKLTSLEFGYISSIMVTELLSSTVVPHQPPNHIQPSILPSIHKLCLSVDCITDTMVSTISRGLTALTHLDLRDAPIIEPRVTLDLTNAGLQQMNQHGKLKHLSLVRSQEFVISYFRRVNDLGVLLMADRCSNMESICLGGFCRVTDTGFRAILHSCSSLYMLRIFHGTQLTDLVFHDISATSLSLTHVSLRWCNLLTNYAVMCLASNKGLRVLDLRDCRSLGDEALQAISNLLQLKILLLDGSGISDEGLSFLSHRVLSSLVSLSVRGCKRLTDKCIAAIFGDSSKHELQELDLSNLPNLSDNGVLLLAKSRVPIVELRMRQCPRIGDTSIMALASMQVDEDRWHGNRLRLLDLYDCGSITQLAFRWLKKPYFPRLRWLGLTGSMNRDMVDALARSRPFLHLACRGEELGTDQWDNLNGSYMHDYEEVDELEQWLQEEDDENENEDEDEEMGEA; this is translated from the exons GATGTTGCGCCTTCTATCAAGTTGTTGAGGCCTTTGTTGCCGCCAAACCCTTACCTTCGGAGCCTGAAGGTTGACTGTAGCCGGCTTGACGATTCAGCCATTGGACATCTTCTTCGGCCTTCTTTACATGAGCTTTCTCTGTATAACTGTGCGGATTTTAGTGGAAAGCTACTCTCTGATATTGGAGGACAATGCAGGGACCTAAG GTTTCTGTACTTGAGTTCAGTGGCCGAAAAAAGAGGACGAGCAATCCATATTTCTGATCTTGAAGAGTTAGTCAATGGTTGCACTCAATTAGAA ACACTTGTCCTGATGTTTGACATATCATTATTTCTGCATCATAACTTTGCCCAGGTCTGGGCTTTGGCTTCTGCAAAACTCACTTCTCTGGAGTTTGGCTACATTTCTTCAATTATGGTGACTGAACTGCTAAGCTCCACTGTGGTACCACATCAACCACCAAATCATATTCAACCATCCATACTACCAAGTATTCATAAACTGTGCCTTTCTGTGGACTGCATAACTGATACCATGGTTAGTACAATATCTAGAGGTCTTACTGCCTTAACCCATTTGGATCTTCGAGATGCACCCATCATAGAACCAAGAGTTACGTTGGATCTCACCAATGCTGGCCTGCAACAGATGAATCAGCATGGGAAACTAAAACATCTATCCTTGGTGCGAAGCCAGGAGTTTGTCATCTCCTACTTCAGGAGAGTTAATGATCTTGGAGTTCTTTTAATGGCTGACAGATGCTCAAACATGGAAAGTATTTGTCTTGGTGGATTTTGTCGTGTAACAGATACTGGTTTCAGAGCAATCTTGCATTCTTGCTCTAGCTTGTACATGCTTAGGATATTTCATGGGACCCAACTGACTGATTTGGTTTTTCATGACATATCTGCAACTTCTCTTTCTTTGACACATGTTAGTTTGAGATGGTGCAATCTTTTAACCAATTATGCAGTTATGTGTTTGGCATCCAACAAGGGTCTTAGGGTTCTTGACTTGAGAGATTGTAGAAGCCTTGGAGATGAAGCCCTTCAAGCCATTAGTAATCTCCTTCAATTGAAGATTTTGCTATTGGATGGGTCTGGTATAAGTGATGAGGGATTGTCGTTCTTAAGTCACAGGGTGTTAAGTTCTCTAGTGTCACTGTCTGTTAGAGGTTGTAAGAGGCTTACCGACAAGTGCATTGCTGCTATTTTTGGTGACTCTTCTAAGCACGAGTTGCAGGAATTGGACCTATCAAATCTTCCAAACCTCTCTGATAATGGAGTCTTGTTGCTTGCAAAAAGCCGAGTTCCTATTGTTGAACTTCGAATGCGACAATGTCCACGCATAGGCGACACTTCAATAATGGCACTAGCCTCGATGCAGGTCGATGAAGACCGGTGGCACGGGAATAGATTGCGGTTGTTGGATCTTTATGACTGTGGCAGCATTACACAGCTTGCATTCCGGTGGTTGAAGAAGCCCTACTTTCCAAGGTTGAGATGGTTGGGATTGACAGGAAGTATGAATAGAGATATGGTGGATGCTTTAGCCAGGAGCAGACCATTCTTGCATCTTGCATGCCGGGGGGAGGAGCTGGGAACTGACCAGTGGGATAACTTGAatggttcctacatgcatgattaCGAAGAAGTGGATGAACTAGAACAATGGCTGcaggaagaagatgatgagaatgagaATGAGGATGAGGATGAAGAGATGGGGGAGGCCTAA